In Stieleria varia, one genomic interval encodes:
- a CDS encoding type II and III secretion system protein, which translates to MHPLPSLRHAAAIAAVIFAASPTFAQQSIPPFTESVQQASAREPATGTLPDPAEATSEIPPSSGPFASAPTGATATTIAAQALARSRMKHDTTSVLIDMEILSIQPDLRVKWYERIGTNNINTTFTRIPETKHNDIDGSPISNSRQTCTYIPGTISTATITADDQKQLREEVRQSAVSRIIATPRVITNDHVPATISDVQQRPFLTDLTRENGIQSDIQVLDEGTEIGVCPSVNVESIELDVFLRTALVKQVTTQRVFGISDGETIVQVPELQTTSLQTHHDLRPGEVLLIDPYIEVAAQPKADAEPGILKKLPSIVSTFRSETPQQSPNQMMILIRAKLVQPQVKQANAER; encoded by the coding sequence ATGCATCCTCTGCCTTCATTGCGACACGCCGCTGCGATAGCGGCTGTCATTTTCGCAGCGTCTCCCACTTTCGCCCAGCAGTCGATTCCGCCGTTCACCGAGTCGGTTCAACAAGCCTCCGCGAGGGAGCCTGCGACGGGGACGTTACCTGACCCGGCTGAAGCCACGAGCGAAATCCCTCCCTCGTCAGGCCCATTTGCTTCGGCACCAACCGGAGCGACAGCGACGACGATCGCGGCGCAAGCTCTTGCACGGAGCCGCATGAAGCACGACACGACTTCGGTCCTGATCGACATGGAGATCTTGTCGATTCAACCCGATTTGCGTGTCAAATGGTACGAACGAATCGGGACGAACAACATCAACACCACGTTCACCAGAATCCCTGAAACAAAACACAACGATATCGATGGATCGCCGATATCTAACTCGCGGCAGACCTGCACTTACATTCCTGGCACGATCTCAACTGCAACGATCACGGCCGATGACCAAAAGCAACTGCGAGAGGAGGTCCGCCAATCAGCCGTCAGTCGCATCATCGCGACGCCACGAGTGATTACCAATGATCATGTCCCCGCTACCATCAGTGACGTTCAGCAGCGACCGTTCTTGACGGACCTGACTCGAGAGAACGGAATCCAGTCGGACATCCAGGTGCTCGACGAAGGCACCGAGATCGGAGTCTGCCCCAGTGTCAACGTCGAGTCCATCGAGCTGGATGTCTTTCTACGCACCGCGTTGGTCAAGCAGGTTACGACTCAGCGTGTCTTCGGAATCTCCGATGGCGAAACGATCGTGCAAGTTCCCGAACTGCAGACCACGTCCTTGCAAACGCATCATGATCTCCGCCCAGGCGAGGTTCTATTGATCGATCCGTACATCGAAGTCGCCGCGCAACCAAAGGCGGACGCCGAGCCGGGGATTCTCAAAAAGCTGCCATCCATTGTTTCAACTTTCCGATCAGAAACACCGCAGCAATCTCCCAACCAAATGATGATTTTGATTCGCGCCAAGCTCGTCCAACCACAAGTCAAGCAGGCAAACGCCGAGCGCTAA
- a CDS encoding DUF3127 domain-containing protein, with translation MSDSKVSGVVHLIEETKTYGAKGFRKRLVVLEQDKGSFTNYVPVEFTRDLCDTVDDMNMGDEVEITYRLNGRRWQKDANSEVKYFLSCEAVAFRVVGSGPGGEPMTEKVTDANDAFNEAGDDDAPF, from the coding sequence ATGAGCGATTCCAAAGTCAGTGGCGTGGTCCACTTGATCGAAGAAACCAAGACCTACGGAGCAAAGGGATTTCGAAAAAGATTGGTGGTCCTGGAGCAGGACAAGGGCAGTTTCACCAATTACGTCCCCGTCGAGTTTACTCGTGATCTCTGCGATACCGTCGACGATATGAACATGGGTGACGAAGTCGAAATCACCTATCGCCTGAATGGTCGTCGCTGGCAAAAAGACGCCAACAGCGAAGTCAAGTACTTCCTGAGCTGTGAAGCTGTCGCGTTCCGTGTCGTGGGCAGCGGCCCAGGCGGCGAACCGATGACCGAAAAAGTGACCGACGCCAATGATGCGTTCAACGAAGCCGGTGACGACGACGCACCGTTCTAG
- a CDS encoding ABC transporter permease: MPDHNSSASTVPTAGNRLAEATLGGGDASRPYHSLALDPIETGAWGKVDVWSDRIGGWLNPILIKEARQSLKSKQFLVIFFTLLFASWAWTILGIVINSPDVYYTPTGQSLLSGYYLILAIPLMGLVPIVAFRSLAAELDDGTFEMLAITQLSATRIVWGKLNSAMLQMLIYFAAIVPCLAFSYLLRGISLPSILYLLAFVFGVAFLLTTFGLLLATLTNHRAVQTFTLLGLVGVIVFSQFLCGAFVLGDILGDRMSFDLGTLIDTSYFYAIGLSFAAMFLMAAAARIAPVTENRSTGLRWMMLIQQSIWILVMVALTVRYSDVEPINFGSTMIGLYWLIVGTLMLGESKELSPRVQRGLPRTYLSRMFLTWLYPGPGTGFMFAICSGCAGLLVLSAFGDFAEINGLSRRRNTTSGLIFAMIMAGYLLGYLSVIRLLTMPLARRFGSSFVLPLVIGLLVMFTALVTPLILHFMLTGGPPRSYEVLEAPNWAWTWEHAINRRFDPGIATLIFVVGAMVFAINLFFLFREFRYRRIAVPRRVLADEAVDAN, from the coding sequence ATGCCAGACCACAACTCTTCAGCCTCAACGGTCCCAACCGCCGGTAATCGCCTTGCCGAAGCAACATTGGGCGGCGGTGATGCCTCACGTCCGTACCATTCGTTGGCACTCGATCCGATAGAAACGGGAGCATGGGGCAAGGTCGATGTCTGGAGCGACCGGATTGGCGGATGGCTCAATCCGATCTTGATCAAAGAGGCTCGTCAATCGCTCAAGAGCAAACAATTTCTCGTCATCTTTTTCACGCTTCTGTTTGCCTCTTGGGCATGGACGATCTTGGGAATCGTGATCAATAGTCCCGACGTCTACTACACACCCACCGGACAAAGTTTACTGAGCGGTTACTATCTCATCTTGGCGATTCCCTTGATGGGCTTGGTGCCCATTGTGGCTTTTCGTTCGCTCGCCGCAGAGCTGGACGACGGGACGTTTGAGATGCTGGCGATCACCCAGCTCTCGGCAACGAGAATCGTTTGGGGCAAGCTCAACAGCGCGATGCTGCAAATGCTGATCTACTTCGCAGCAATCGTACCCTGCCTCGCCTTTTCCTATTTGCTGCGTGGCATCAGTCTGCCATCGATCCTGTATCTGTTGGCGTTTGTCTTTGGCGTAGCGTTCCTGCTGACAACCTTTGGATTGCTGCTGGCGACCCTGACCAATCATCGAGCCGTGCAGACCTTCACGCTGTTGGGATTGGTCGGGGTGATTGTCTTTTCACAATTCCTGTGCGGCGCATTTGTCTTGGGAGACATTCTGGGCGACAGAATGTCTTTCGATCTGGGGACGCTGATCGACACTTCCTATTTCTATGCGATCGGACTCTCCTTTGCCGCCATGTTTTTGATGGCCGCCGCTGCCAGGATCGCTCCGGTCACCGAAAACAGATCGACGGGGCTGCGATGGATGATGTTGATACAGCAATCCATTTGGATCCTCGTCATGGTTGCGCTAACGGTTCGGTACAGCGATGTCGAGCCGATCAATTTCGGCTCGACCATGATCGGACTGTATTGGTTGATCGTGGGCACGTTGATGTTGGGCGAATCGAAAGAACTCAGCCCACGCGTGCAGCGAGGGTTGCCACGTACGTACCTGTCTCGCATGTTTTTGACGTGGCTCTATCCAGGCCCCGGTACCGGATTCATGTTCGCGATTTGCAGCGGTTGTGCTGGACTGCTGGTCTTGAGTGCTTTCGGAGATTTTGCAGAGATCAATGGACTGTCTCGCCGTCGCAACACGACGTCGGGACTGATCTTTGCCATGATCATGGCGGGGTACTTGCTGGGTTACCTCAGCGTCATTCGCCTGTTGACGATGCCATTGGCACGACGCTTCGGCTCCTCGTTTGTGCTGCCGCTCGTGATCGGTCTCTTGGTCATGTTCACCGCGCTAGTCACGCCGTTGATCTTACACTTCATGCTGACCGGCGGACCGCCTCGAAGCTACGAGGTCCTAGAAGCCCCCAATTGGGCCTGGACCTGGGAGCATGCCATCAATCGCCGATTTGATCCCGGCATCGCAACGCTGATCTTTGTCGTCGGTGCGATGGTGTTCGCCATCAACCTGTTCTTTCTATTCCGCGAGTTTCGCTATCGTCGGATCGCGGTGCCTCGCCGTGTCTTGGCCGACGAAGCCGTGGACGCAAACTGA
- a CDS encoding ABC transporter ATP-binding protein — translation MIATPWTGPVIELQNLSRHFGQTRAVDEVSFLVPRGSVFGYIGPNGAGKTTSMRILATLELPTYGEAYVEGLSSVNDPDKVRKRLGFMPDSFGTYPDTNCAEYLDFFARSHGLIGRERTRRMRWVMDFTGLRALADKPIRGLSKGMRQRLCLGRSLIHDPSVLILDEPAAGLDPRARIELRQIIRALAADGKTILISSHILTELAEMVDRVGIIERGRLLATDSVDGMRRRTRESHTVAIRIGGANASDDRNTAVNMLSDMASVRDIETSKELIEFTLIGGEPEQIEILQKLCNARLGVAEFRVRDQSLEDVFLRVTSGQVQ, via the coding sequence ATGATCGCAACGCCGTGGACCGGCCCCGTCATCGAATTGCAAAATCTGTCTCGACATTTTGGCCAAACGCGCGCCGTCGACGAAGTTTCCTTTTTGGTGCCGCGTGGCAGCGTGTTCGGTTACATCGGCCCCAACGGTGCCGGCAAAACCACCAGCATGCGGATCTTGGCCACCCTGGAATTGCCAACCTATGGCGAAGCTTATGTTGAAGGACTCTCGTCGGTAAACGATCCCGATAAAGTGCGTAAGCGTCTGGGCTTCATGCCGGACAGCTTTGGCACCTATCCGGATACCAACTGCGCCGAGTACCTCGATTTCTTCGCCCGCTCGCACGGATTGATTGGCCGAGAACGTACCCGCCGCATGCGATGGGTGATGGACTTTACCGGGCTGCGTGCGTTGGCTGACAAGCCGATCCGTGGCTTAAGTAAAGGCATGCGGCAACGGCTTTGCCTGGGTCGTTCGTTGATCCATGATCCGTCGGTTTTGATTTTGGACGAACCCGCCGCGGGACTTGATCCTCGTGCCCGCATCGAGTTGCGGCAAATCATCCGTGCTTTGGCGGCCGACGGAAAAACGATCTTGATCAGCAGTCACATCCTGACGGAACTCGCCGAGATGGTGGACCGTGTGGGGATCATCGAGCGAGGCCGACTGTTGGCGACCGATAGCGTCGACGGCATGCGGAGGCGAACTCGTGAGTCGCATACCGTTGCTATCCGGATCGGTGGCGCGAACGCGAGCGACGATCGCAACACTGCTGTGAACATGCTCTCGGACATGGCGAGCGTGAGAGACATCGAGACGTCCAAGGAACTGATTGAGTTCACGCTCATCGGTGGAGAACCGGAGCAGATCGAGATCCTGCAGAAACTTTGTAACGCACGTCTCGGAGTCGCCGAATTCCGGGTTCGTGATCAAAGTTTGGAAGACGTTTTCTTGAGAGTCACATCAGGACAAGTTCAATAG